The Magnetococcales bacterium genomic interval AGATGTCCGTGATCATCTGAAGCGGATACGCGAGTTCAAGGAGTTCTATGAAGGTGAAGGTGGCGCACAAGTCATGGGTGCCGTGGCCGGCATCCTGATCGATAAGGATGTCGATCGATTTGCCATGAATGAAGGGCTGTTCGTCATCGTCCAGTCCGGCGACAGCGTCAAACTGGCCAATAAGGAAACGTTTGTACCACGTACTTGGTGACCATGGGTTTTTGCATGGCGGCTGGGATCATCCTGTCTTAAACCGCAACCAGTACGAGATGCGTCATTCTTCGAGTGAAATGGCGCGTGGAAAAACAAGGTCAAAATCAAAAACAAAACCCTGGGGGCAATCCCCCAGACCCCTTTTTTCTTTCAATAATTGAACCGGTAAGGTACCTGGGCAGTTACCTTTTTTTTCAATAATTTTCTCCGATCCAATCGGTTGGCCTCCCCTGCCATGATCATCAAAAAAAAAGAGACTGATTTTCAGACCCTCTATAAGCAACTGAATGACAGCAATCGGGAAACGCTTTATCGATTCGCCCAATTCCTGGTGACCATCGAGCAGGAACAATCGGTCGTCCCCCCCGCCAAACCCCTGAACATTCCCCCGTCGCCGGGTGAAAATGTCATTCAGGCATTGAAACGGCTCAAGAAAACCTATCCCATGATCGATACGGACATCCGATTGTTGGATGCCGCCTCGCAATTGGTATTGCAGAAGGTATTGGGCGTCCCCGATACGGAATTGATCGAAAGGATGGAAAAACTGTTTACCGATGCCTATCAGGCATGGCAAGCAGACAACGGACCGGGCCAATGATTCATTTTTGCAGATCGGCCTTCGAAGGGGGACGTTCAAGATTGGCTGGAGGGTGCTGAACCGAAACCAATCGGTACAGGCCGATGCCCAGAAATACGGTCACCAGGAACATCATGAAATATTTTGCAAACTCTGCTCTGAACTGCGATCGGTCAGGCGTTTCCATGATTTTTTGCGTCTCCGGATAATGATACCGCCAAAGTAACCGACTGCCCACGGCAATGGCCGACAATACCAGGGCCGCAAAAACCGCCATGAAAAAAAGCCTCATGCACAACCATCCTTCATCAGGAATGCGACAAATTGATTGATGATCCGGGCGGTCGCCCCCCAGATGACATGTGAACCATACTGGTATCGTTCGGGCGCGGCTTTTCCCTCCGAAAGGAAAAAACTCAATGGCACGGTCAACACCGCATCCACCTCCCGGGGTTCTGGTTGTACTTTGATTTCCGGAGAAAATACCCCGACAAAAGGATGAATGATGAATCCGGTCACGACGGTTGCAACAGGGGGCAATCTGCCGAGGATGCGTGCGGGACGGGCCTGTGGACCCAGTTCCTCGATGGTTTCACGCAGTGCCGTCTCCAGAACGGATCGATCCCAAGGTTCGCAGCGCCCCCCCGGAAAGGCAATCTGGCCTTTGTGATGACGCACCTGCTGCGAACGACGGATAAAAAGCAACCGACACCCCTCTTCCATCCCCCCGTCCGGAAACAACAGAGGCACAAGGACCGATGAAAGAATTCCCTGCCCCTGGGTCTCACCGTTTTCCCTTGCATCCAACGAAGGAATACACCTTGCGACCATGTCCGGGGTTACCATGTTTTTTCCGTCACCCTTCAGCCCCCCTCATCACTGATCAAAAGAAAGAAGGTCTGGGGGATTGCCCCCAGGGTTTCGATTTTGTTTGTTCCCGCCTCGCCTTCATCGCGGCGGTGATCCCGGAGAGAAGGACTGCAAGATCCGACTGCCCATCGGAATCAATTGGAAACGAGCCTGATGATGGGAACTTCGGTCGTCCCCTCCCCTGCTGCATCGGATGCGGTCACAGTGATCAGTTCACGATCCAGAATCTCCGAAACCACGGCATGCCGCGCGGCGAGATAGGAAGAACGATGAAGGAAACCATACGCTTCCGGTCCAGGCTGGGACTGGGCGACCGTAGCAGCGGGAAGAGGCATGACGTTGGGCAGCGCGGGCGTCCTGGTCCGAAGCGCCATGGTCTTTTCCCTGGCCTCCTTGCTTCGGGTCTTGTTCAGGCTGGCCTTCAGCCGGGGGGTGCGCAGAGGGACCGGTTTTTTGCTGAAGTTTTCCTTGGCATATTTGGCCATGACGCGCCGAACATAGCTTCGGGTCTCGGGAAAAGGGGGCATGCCGCCGAATTTATCGACGTTTCCCGGCCCGGCGTTATAGGCGGCCAGGGCCAGGGGAAGGCTGGGATACATGTCGATCAGACGTTTGATGTACCTGGCTCCGCCCCGCAAACTCTGCTCGGCATTGAACCGATTGGTGACCCCGAGGGCCCGAGCGGTCGCGGGCATCAATTGCATCAACCCCCCCGCCCCCTTGTCGGAAATCAGTCCAACCTTGAAGTCGGATTCGACATCGACAATGGCGCGAAGAAGCCCGGCATCCACTTTTTCCTCGCCCGCCACCCGATGAATCAAACGGTTGAGATCGCCGGAGGAGGCATGCAACGGGTCAGGGATCGTTGCGAGGACACCCGTGAGAAACAGCGTTGAAAGCAATGGGATAAAGGCCGATGCCCGTTTGTGGCGAAAGGATTTGTCCAGGGTGGACCGGAAGAACCGGGATCGTGGTTTTCCGAAGCCTCGATCACGACAGGACGATTCCCCCCAACTGCCTGCCGCACTGTCCTTCCCCGGATTTGCTTGACCTTCGATAACTGAAAAACGATTCACTATTTTGGAAAGTGCACATTTTAACATCACTTATGCCTTCCTGGGGAACCCCCCGTTCATGTAATCGCTCTTTAATGTATTGAGGAAGATTAAACTGGAACCGATCTTCGTTTGCAAGGAATAAAAAGAATTTTTCCACATCGCAAACAAGGCCATTCTGGAGATGATTGCGCCTGAATTCAAGAAAAAACTTGTGATCGACCTCGTAATTGGGGGGGCGAATGGCAGGACCGATGATGGCGCGGATATTTTGGGTCCTGGCGCCCTGGGATACCATGGCGTCGATACAGGATTCGAGGATTCCGGACAGGGCGCCGCGCCATCCGGCATGGGCCGCCCCCACGACCCGGGCCTTGGGATCGTAAAACAGAACGGGGGCGCAATCGGCGGTCAGGATGCCGATGGCGACGCCAGGTTCCCGGGTCACCAGGGCATCCGCTTCGACAACGGGTTGCCCCGGAGCGGCGATGATGGTTTTGCTACCGTGGACCTGACGGACCAGACATAAATGATCGAGGTCATCCTGGACCAGAAGGTGACCGAGGTGACGGACGAGCGCCCTCCGGTTTTGCAGGACCAGGGCGGGATCATCGCCGACGTTTTGCCCCAGATTGAATCCCTTGTAACCGCCGAGACCAGCGCCACCGCGGCGGGTCGTGAAGAAGGGATCGGCGCCCTTCGGAAGAATTCCTTCCTCCAGAGAAAGAAATTGCGGACCTTCTTGACATTGATGCGTTTTATCGGTTATCATATTCGTTTCCGTTGGCTTTTATCCTTGCTCCGAAACCGTGCGACGGTCGGGGCGAAACACCGAAAGGAGAGGCTGTGGCCTTCTACGAATCCATATACATCGTCCGACCCGATCTTACCACCGAACAGCTCGAACAGGTCAACAAGCGAATCACCGCCATCATCACCGACAACGGCGGCCAGATTCTTCAGACGGAACTCTGGGGGCGTCGGCAACTGGCCTATCAGGTCAAAAAGAACTCCAAGGGCTATTATGTCTTCAACCTGATTGAGGGAGGCGGCGGGTTGATTGCCACCCTGGAATCCCGACTGAAGATCGACGAAGACATCCTCAAGTTTCTCAACGTCCGGGTCGAAAAACCGGTCCGTACCCCTTCGCCACTTGCGGGCAATGATGATCGTCCCTCGCGTCCCCCGGGAGACGCCACCGATGCTGCGACGGAGGACAGCGACGACATGGACTCCGGAATGGACGAGGAACCACGGAACTGATCGGTGGACCGGGATCATCGAAACGGCGCTCGGAAAACAATCGCGCCGAGACAGGCTGCCTCGGATGCTTGAACCGTTCACTCCATGGGTCAACGAAGTCCGATTGGAAGGAACTCTGACCTGTCCATGCGCCGTTCGCACCACTCCGACAGGATTGTCGGTGGCGGTGGCGGAACTGGATCACGCCGCCGAATTTCCCGATACCACCCCTGTCAAACGGCTTGAGTTGAAAATTTCGGTGGTCCTGTTCGATACCTTGGCTGATCGATGTGCCGGTCTCGCCGCAGGAACACCCGTCAGAATCGTCGGCAGACTGAACCAGAAACGTTGGATACGGGACAACCGGATCCGCTGGGGACAGGTGGAAATCATCGCCACCGCGATGGAAACCATCTCCTCGCGCATCGGTTGAGTCCCTCGCGGGACATCCTTCTCAACCGCCCAATTCAATCGGTTCGATCGGCCCAATTGCCACATCATGACCTTAAGCGAAATGGATACCACCATGTCTGAACATGATCACGGATCGTTTGGCCAAAACGATGGCCACAAATCAAAATCAGCCCGCCCCGTCGGCTTTCGCCGTCCTTTCTTCAGGAGACGGAAGGTCTGCATGTTCTGCGCCGACAAGGCGATTCGAATCGACTACAAAGATCCCAAACTGTTGCTGCGCTTCATCACCGAACGCGGCAAGATGGTTCCCAGCCGGATCACCGGCGTCTGTGCCCCGCATCAACGCCATCTGAGCAAGGCGATCAAACGGGCAAGAAACATTGCCCTGCTGCCCAATCTGGTCAAATGATCGCAGCGCCCGGGATATGGCGCCACGGTCCCTACGGTTCCAATACCGCTTCGACTCTTCGTACCGGCGGCAATCGATGGCGTGTCCGGGTCGATAAGCGCATCCGGTCTCTTGTGGGCATTTACATCACAAAACTTCGCCGGGGGAGATGAACTCCCCCGGCTTCATAAATAACGTTTTCGGGTGTCCCTTGAACCGGCAAAGTCCTTTTCATCATCAACGCATCGTGTGGTCATGCTGATTCGTATCGTCTCCGAATACCCCGCCATCGCGGGTCTGGGGGCGATGCT includes:
- a CDS encoding Crp/Fnr family transcriptional regulator, giving the protein MIIKKKETDFQTLYKQLNDSNRETLYRFAQFLVTIEQEQSVVPPAKPLNIPPSPGENVIQALKRLKKTYPMIDTDIRLLDAASQLVLQKVLGVPDTELIERMEKLFTDAYQAWQADNGPGQ
- a CDS encoding CoA pyrophosphatase, whose protein sequence is MVARCIPSLDARENGETQGQGILSSVLVPLLFPDGGMEEGCRLLFIRRSQQVRHHKGQIAFPGGRCEPWDRSVLETALRETIEELGPQARPARILGRLPPVATVVTGFIIHPFVGVFSPEIKVQPEPREVDAVLTVPLSFFLSEGKAAPERYQYGSHVIWGATARIINQFVAFLMKDGCA
- a CDS encoding lytic transglycosylase domain-containing protein, coding for MHASSGDLNRLIHRVAGEEKVDAGLLRAIVDVESDFKVGLISDKGAGGLMQLMPATARALGVTNRFNAEQSLRGGARYIKRLIDMYPSLPLALAAYNAGPGNVDKFGGMPPFPETRSYVRRVMAKYAKENFSKKPVPLRTPRLKASLNKTRSKEAREKTMALRTRTPALPNVMPLPAATVAQSQPGPEAYGFLHRSSYLAARHAVVSEILDRELITVTASDAAGEGTTEVPIIRLVSN
- the pgeF gene encoding peptidoglycan editing factor PgeF, whose amino-acid sequence is MITDKTHQCQEGPQFLSLEEGILPKGADPFFTTRRGGAGLGGYKGFNLGQNVGDDPALVLQNRRALVRHLGHLLVQDDLDHLCLVRQVHGSKTIIAAPGQPVVEADALVTREPGVAIGILTADCAPVLFYDPKARVVGAAHAGWRGALSGILESCIDAMVSQGARTQNIRAIIGPAIRPPNYEVDHKFFLEFRRNHLQNGLVCDVEKFFLFLANEDRFQFNLPQYIKERLHERGVPQEGISDVKMCTFQNSESFFSYRRSSKSGEGQCGRQLGGIVLS
- the rpsF gene encoding 30S ribosomal protein S6; this encodes MAFYESIYIVRPDLTTEQLEQVNKRITAIITDNGGQILQTELWGRRQLAYQVKKNSKGYYVFNLIEGGGGLIATLESRLKIDEDILKFLNVRVEKPVRTPSPLAGNDDRPSRPPGDATDAATEDSDDMDSGMDEEPRN
- a CDS encoding single-stranded DNA-binding protein translates to MLEPFTPWVNEVRLEGTLTCPCAVRTTPTGLSVAVAELDHAAEFPDTTPVKRLELKISVVLFDTLADRCAGLAAGTPVRIVGRLNQKRWIRDNRIRWGQVEIIATAMETISSRIG
- a CDS encoding 30S ribosomal protein S18 translates to MSEHDHGSFGQNDGHKSKSARPVGFRRPFFRRRKVCMFCADKAIRIDYKDPKLLLRFITERGKMVPSRITGVCAPHQRHLSKAIKRARNIALLPNLVK